Sequence from the Kogia breviceps isolate mKogBre1 chromosome X, mKogBre1 haplotype 1, whole genome shotgun sequence genome:
caaattcttttcatcaaatattttcataaGACTCTTATCACCTTCAAGAACAAAAATGATTAATATTCCTCTTCCGGgggttcatttatttaaaatcctTACTCTAATGATCCCAAGGATAGTTTTTGAGGGGCAATGGCCCATCCGAATCGTACAatggacaaaaaataaataaataagtaaggcTTTTACACCCCTCCTTGATCAGGCAATGGCCCCTTTCATAGCCACACAACTCAGAATTTTTAAGCTCTCTCTAGTATCCTGCCTTGCCCAATTCTTTCTTGTGAGTTGGGGGGGTTTCTGAAAATGTTAAAGAAGACTTTCTCTTTTGTCTCACGAGGACAGTGCTGTCCCTTTTCTCAGGGCCTGAAGAAAAGTATTGGTTTTTGTAGTTTGTCCATATTTTGTCTGTTTGGCTGAGAGTGACATCCTTTTCAGGTTTTGATATCCTAATCAATAGTGAAATTTTCAACtggttttaaaagtataaaacgaATATCAAACAAAACTGAATAAACCTTGGTGTTTAAAGCAAACCAGAATGCATTTATAAGGACTGAAATGAAATCGTTTCTTACCTCTTCACAGAGAGGGGAAAgtcataaacttaaaaaataataataaaacagttcAAATAGTTGAGGAAATTACGTGAGAGGGGTCACATTATTTTCCCTTAAGGGATCACCAGtgttctcattattattattattattattatatgaggATCTACAAACCATAGCTTATATTCAAACATCAATTTTGAACACACGGAACAGGCCTACACGCTATCAATTTTGAAGCAATGTGATATCAAGTGTAGAAGGGACCGTGAAAAAATAGAGGGAGTTACAAAAAAATCCTGACAAATGCCAGCCAGCTCAGCAGAAGCATTCAGCTTGCCCTAAAgtacatgagaaataataaacaattgCTGTTTTAATCCACTAAGTTTTGAGGTAATTTACAATGCAGCAATCGCTAAAAGATACAGTATTatgaaaaattcagtttttttccAGATTGCTCAGGAATTCAGATGCCTCGattcatcaaaaaaatttttttgagtaaGCCTTTCCATCAGTATTCTATGCTTACATGTGTTGGAAGAATTGAAAACGTGTAACTATACCTCCTAATAAACATCCAATCAGTATTTATCTGTGATCAGAACCAATGTTCCCTTAATATAATGGAAaactcaggagataggcccacCTATAGCTCAAAATTCATGTCTTCTGTGGGTTGAATCCTTTCTCCCTAAAATTCCTAGGCTGATGTCCTAAACCCTAGTACCTGACATGAGATTGTATGCAGAGATAGGATCTTTACTGGAGGAATCAAGTTCCACTGCATTCATTAGGATGGTCCCTAATGCAAAATGACCTGTATCCATATAAAACGGGGGAAATATGGACACAGAGACCCTCATATAGGGGGGAATCTGTGAAGAGATATAGGGGTGTCTCTGCCAtcgccacaagccaaggagaggggaCTGGAACAGAGGCTTCCTTCACACCACACTGAAGGAACCAAACCAGCTGACATCATgatttggacttccagcctccagaagtgtgagacaTTAGGTACCTGCTCTTCAAGTAAACCATCTCTGGCATTTTTAACATCAGCCCCagataactaatacaatattCTTAAATCACCACAATTAGAAACATACAACCAAtcaagcaaagaagaaaagagcaggCAAATAATCACACCTGATACCCTCTCTGTTGCCGAGGCTGAACATCCACGAAGGCACTCTCTTGTTCAGCCCAGAAAATCGACTTTAACTTCGGACCAATGGCTGTGGGTCACCGTTgctggtctctcattggctgaTTCAGAGCCTAGTGTTGTTTGAGCTTCTCTGATTGGACCTCCCATCATCCGAGGCCTTTATCGCCAAGGTGGttgttttcaaaaaatagaagagtgaaggctggaaaagaaaagaaacagattacCTGAACAAGTTGGAGTAGACACTTCAGttagaagatttaaaatttttccggattgggcttccctggtggcgcagtggttgagagtctgcctgccgatgcaggagacacgggttcgtgccctggtcccgtaggatcccacatgccgcggagcaactaagcccgtgagccatggccgctgggcctgtgcgtccggagcctgtgctccgcaacgggagaggccacaacagtgagaggcccgcataccgcaaaaaaaaaaaataataataataaaataaaatttttccggATAGATTAGAATCTGGGATAGAATTTTTTCCTTGAACTTTTTGATTTAGTTATTCATTTGCTGTGTTTGGATCCACACTTTAAATGCATTCCATCACATAAGTAATGGCGAAAAGAGTTTGAATGGGATATTTTTATCCTAGCAATACTATTTTCCATGGGTTGATGCTCATAATTTGTTGATTAGGCAGTGAGGGCTCTCCCTCGGTGTGTCTTTACAGTAAACCACAGCGTTAGATCGCGATTGCTCACTAGGTGCCCTTCTTTCCTCAAGCACCCACTGAAGTGGGTAATCACAACCCCTCACACCCGTTTCCCGAATTCAACGGCATAAGTAACTAAATTCCcattatctttgtttctttctcgATTTCCCATGTGTTGCTCACCCTTGCACGCCCCGTCTTCACTCTCCAGCTGTATTATGCTGGATTTGTAATATGTTACAAAAATGatcctatttcatttctgaatCCACAAATGCAAAACACGCAAAGCACAATAGCAGTGTCCTGGTGTATTACAGCTCTTAGAATTACCTTTCATGTGTGACCAGAGCTATGAGACTAGCATGCAAAAATAACTTTGGTAATGCATCTCTGTTTCATACGGAGAAAAACTATAATTTTGAAGCAGCAACAATTAATATGATAGAAATCTAGTGATATTTCTGAAGTCAACTCTTTTCAAACTGCTCCACACTTGTTCCTCTCAAAAGGCACCCGGCTCCGAAAAGAGTTTTgacttctgaaatttttttccagtgtgTACAAGAACTTCTAGTTGTAGAGGAAAGCATGCACTCGATTTCATGGTAGATTTTAATGGTAAGTTGTTCATCaaactcttttttccccccaaatccttttattttaatttccaagattCCAGAATCGTAATCAGAAATGAACTTCCTCAGGGGGCTTATTTGCCTAAATCTTATTTCTATTGAGCTCAAGGAGAGCTTTGGGGGTAATATCGGCCCCCTTCATGCTTGCAATAGGCACTGAACTCGCTTTAGTGTCCTGCCCTGCTCCCCATTttcctcttcagcaagtggtgttctGTCCAAAGTAGAATAATTTGTTTTTGGTCTCTCCACAAAATGAGCCcaataaatttttgaattttatagtttatatGGCTTTTGTCTCATTCTTTGCGTGAGAGAGACATCCTTTACAAACTTCTACATCCTAGTCAAAAGGGTTATTTAcaacttattttaaatgttcaatgaAACACTTCACAATCGTGATGAAATATTGGACTTTAAAGCAAATCAGAATATATTGCAAAGGATTTAAATCCCACAGAATGTTCTCTCTCAACAGATGTAGGAAGCTAGAAATCCGTTtaaaaggaaacaatagaaaatcaGCAACTTCTTTGAAATTTGGCAATACACTTATAGAAAaattacacaaataaaaatattcctgggccacaaagaaaaaagaatggaaaagatatgAACCTTGACATGAACCTTAACATTCAAACCACTTGAGGTTAAAGGAGACAACTTAGGTCTTACAAGGCTGACAATCCTCCTCTAAATTGATGCACGGGACTGAAGAAATGACTTGCTCTGGAGTCATGTACTTAAATCCCCATGATTAACTATAAGTAAGGAACAACACCAAAAAAGGCAAAGTATCACAGCTCCCCTCCCCATAATCTCCAGGTTGATTATCATAAAACAGCTATTATCTGTTCAGCTGGGCTcactggaccacactttgagccaGTCGCTGTGGCTCAAAGGCTGCCACTCCCCCAGTGGAGACAGGAGCTTGTGCTGCTCTCACTGGACACTCTCTGATGGATGTAAAATTGCAGGTCATGAAAGTTTGTGTTTTAAAGATGGAAAGAGTCTCTGCTAGGAAAGAACTGATTAGATACATgtgtaagaattttttaaataatttcaaaaaccaGGGAATTAGAAACGTGAAATGtttgtgaaaattttctttttctatttctgtactaTATATCTGtccccatttatatattttaggtatGCTTAAATTGGGATAGGTTGGAAAATTATAATAGATGTAATGGATGGGTATATATGCTTCTTCACGTTTTTTATTGCATatcacacataaaaaaaaaaaaacaaatctcctGGTGCATTCCACAGTACAGAGGtgagagaatgagaataaaatgggaaacaggaaaataatttaaaccttATAGAGCTCTATCAAGACTGACCTAGACAAGCACTAAAACTGGGTTCAAGAAAAGGTTGGAATTCTCTAGTTTCACTAGTTTTGCTCTCATTTATTGGCTGAGAGTGACATCCTCCACAAGTTTGTACATCCTCATGCAGGGTTACTGAgaagtattcatttttattattcttaaaatttctattgaagtatagttgagttacaatattacattagttcaGCTTTACAACACAGTGAGGCAATAGTTTTAATGTATTATACTCTGTTTAAAGTTATTACCAAAGAAATTGTTATATTTCCCTGTGCGGTCCAGcatgtccttgttgcttatttttaaagatcaaaataaataatttaaaatatgaagaaatattgAGTTCTAATGAAAACCTTAATAAATAACAAAGGATTGGCATCATGGAGTGCATTCTCTCTCTCCAACGATGCAagaagttagaaatcaattaaagaGATAAGGAATTGGAAAATCAGCAAGTACATTGAAATTCAGCAACATacgtatggaaaaacaaaaggaaaaaaagtcaatgcATCAAGAAGGAAACACGATGGATATTAAATTCCATAAATATTATCATAAGCATTAACACTCACATTacttgaagaaagaaaggagtcatcttacagatgaatggataaagatgtggcacatatgtacaatggaatattacccagccatgaaaagaaaggaaattgagttatttgtagtgaggtggatggacgtagagtctgtcatacacagtgaagtaagtcagaaagagaaaaacaaataccgtatgctaacacatatatatggaatctaaaaaaagaaataaaagttatgaaGCAGCTAGGGGCAGGATggcaataaagacgcagacctacgagagaatggacgtgaggatatggggagcgagaagggtaggctgggacaaagtgagagagtggcatggacatatatacactaccaaatgtaaaatagatagctagtgggaagcagccgcatagcacagggagatcagcttggtgctttgtgaccacctagaagggtgggatagagagggtgggagggagacgcaagaggaaggaggtATGGGGaagtaggtatatgtatagctgattcactttgctataaggcagaaactaatacaccattgtaaagcaattatactccaataaggatgttaaagaaaataaaaatataaaacccaaACATACATGAgattgtaaattatatattacatatataatacatataatatagtaTATGTGTCCCCAAACCTATAACATTCCAAgcaaatatctatatttttatttcaagaacaACTAATATTACCCCTTCTGTCTTAGATATATTCTAATTCTTCAATTCTTATGTATTTCAAGTAAACTGAAAGTTATTAGCAAATCTCATATTCTTTCTAAATTTCTTGACCACTCTGGAAATTTCAGTTTGCTGGATTCAGATTTATTTGTGAAACCTGGTGTCGGAAATGTACAAATGACAATCCTAAGTGTGTGTTTGCCGTATCTTAGATTCCTAAGCACACCCTGTAATACAGACTTCATTTATCACTTCCtgatatatagcagtgtgtaatTAGAATAAAGATCAAAAAAGTCATTGTTGTCTTTTTTCCTGTACAACCTAACTTCTGCTGTTCAATCTTTAGTCTACATAGTTGTTAGTATATTCTGTTCCAAAAGTCAAATTTGGGTACCTAATCATTTATAATCTCTGAAAACTGATATTTGTAAAACAATATCTTTGTTTCTATGGCATTATTTCTAttaaattctctttaattttcaaaaatattttgtctaattccatattaaaaatatccaaccaataaagcaaaaaaaacaacaacataaaagaAAGGAGTCATCTTAGTTCTCTTAATTGCTGAACATCCTCCTCTTATTTTCAGGCAAGTAGGTAGAGACATGTCCCACTACCAGATCTGGATGCCTGTACTGAAATCACCATGGTTAAAAGCAgctaattaaagggaaaaaataacaataaggaAATCACACCTCTTTCCCGCTCGATCTCTGGTCTGAGTATCACAGGATGGCTGTTTGTGGTTCAGCCCTGGTCACCCCACCACACTTAGGGCTGATTGCTTTGGCTCACGGGCTGTCAGTCCCTCATTGGCTGCTGCTCTGCACATGCTGGCTACAGCTGCTGTCATTGGACCATCCCATCATCCACGCAGCAGCACTTCGGTTCAGTCAAGGTGTTTGGATAAATATCAAAAAGTTAtaggctgcaaaaaaaaaaaaatagaaccagaGAAATCTGAATTAGCTAGAATAGAAATTTCAGAAGGTATAGTGCTTGATTCTAGAAAGTTAGATTTATCTAATTTTACACTGTGTTGTGTCCTATTGCATGTATTTAAAATCTGAATTCAGATTTCAGATATGTTGAACGAGTATGAACATGTAAGTGTGATTTTTATATCTGCTACTGCACTTTATCGGTTACTATATCCCAGATAAAAATCCCTGGATGATACGGCTATATACAGGTGGGTGAATGACAATTCAAAAGGTCAGTGGAATTTTTATGGAAAGAATTTTGACCATAAAGATCCCTAAAATGGGTGACAGAGAAACCACGAATAGAAATGACCATTTAGGAAAGTGACGAGATGCAATATGTTTAAGAAATGTTTGCGATTTTCCATGGAACGAATGGCACTGCAGACTTATACTCAAGCAGAGTTGATGAGGTTTATATTTCCCTCAGGgtagaaatgttttaaagaagGACAGTATGGCACAGGGCAAAAACCGAGTGGATCGGACTCTTGAGAGCTACAGGTCTTTTCCCCGCCAAGTGAATGGCTCTGAAAAgagccttttattattattattttttattatttttttttgtgtgtgtggtacacgggcctctcactgctgtggcctccccccttgcggagcgcaggctccggatgcacaggctcagcggccatggctcacgggcccagccgctccgcagcacgtgggatcctcccagaccggggcacgaacccgtgtcccctgcatcggcaggcggactcccaaccactgcgccaccagggaagcccaagagccttttattttaacatctttattggagtataactgttttacaacggtgtgttagtttctgcttcacaacaaagtggatcagctatacatatacatatgttcccatatcgaaAGGAGCCTTTGATTTGCGATGCTCAGGTGGTCCGGAGGCAGGTCATTTGCCGGTGGTGTATGTGATGACGGCCTTGTTGGCGTTGGACACGGCGAGCTTGCCCATCTCCCCAGGCAGCAGCAGACGCACGGAGGTCTGGATCTCTCTGCAGCTGAGGGTGGAGCGCTTGCTGGAGCGGACCAGGCGCGCCGCCTCGGTGGCGATTTGCTCGAAGATGTCCTTAACGAACGAATCCATGACCTTCACGGCCTCCTGCGAGAGGCTCAGGCCCTGGTGGACCTGCTTCAGCACCCTGCGGAAATAGGTGGCAAAGCTGTCGAAGCCGTCAGAGCTGCGGCGGCGGCGCTTCGCTGTCTTCCGCTTCGGTTTCTTCGGCTCGGCTTCGAAGGGCTCGGCTTCCTTGGTGCCCAGGCTTTCTTCAGACGTCACAGACGAAGGCTCAGCCATGTCGGAATCGTCTTCCTCACAGctcagagggaaggagaggacagTGTGGCAGTTGAGGGCCGTTGGCCGGTTTATACTCCCTGCCTTCTCTGACGTCACGGGCAATGTTCATGTCTGATTGGGCAAAATGCAAAGCAGGGAGGCCTGTCACTAAGGCACCCCATGTCACGTGTGATTGGATGGCCCCCTGCTTGGCCTCCAGTCAACCATTCACAGTGGAAATCTGGTGACCTTTAAACTTTCTGTGAACTCTACCAGAAAATCTTGGAACTATGTCCCATGTTAGGCAAAGTTCACCTCAGCTGATTTATGCCTACTATTTATGCATGAGAACTCTGAAAAGATGTCACCCAAGTCACCTACACAGAAGAAAAATCAGTTTGAGCTTCCTGAGCGTGTCTGACCTGCCTAACTCAAGTCGTTGCCGCCATCAGAAGGACTCTAGCCACTTGGCGGCCACTTTACTCCCACATAGTAGCTTGTCTTTCCATGGCTGAGCCTCCGTGGCTTGAGCCGGAAGTCTCTGACATGGTCTGCAGGGTGCTCCTCAAAATCATGGGACATAATTGACCATCTACTGTCGCCAATTATGGTCAAAACTCCCAGTGagttagaaaaaatttaaatctcaaaGCCACATTATCCAAAGTTGGAACACAAATAGAAATgggaatacttttaaaattagtaaaaaatacttaaagctttc
This genomic interval carries:
- the LOC131748063 gene encoding histone H2B type W-T-like; the encoded protein is MAEPSSVTSEESLGTKEAEPFEAEPKKPKRKTAKRRRRSSDGFDSFATYFRRVLKQVHQGLSLSQEAVKVMDSFVKDIFEQIATEAARLVRSSKRSTLSCREIQTSVRLLLPGEMGKLAVSNANKAVITYTTGK